A genomic stretch from Thauera sp. GDN1 includes:
- a CDS encoding MFS transporter, which produces MSVPARDPMTREERRAGMSLAAIFALRMLGLFLILPVFAVHAAGIPGGDNLTLVGLAIGAYGLTQACLQIAYGAASDRFGRKPVIVFGLILFVVGSMVAALADGIHMIIVGRVLQGAGAISAAVTALAADLTRDQHRTKVMAMIGSSIGLVFALSMVAAPLLYAAIGMPGIFWLTAVLAFGAIGVLLWVVPEAPPVPRATGKLIDVLRDGQLMRLNFGVFALHLIQTTMWVMVPSALVASGGLPVPEHWKVYLPAVLLSFVVMVPAVIVAERHDKLKPVFNAAIVLLAIVQFGLWLFGDGLIPLALLLTLFFVAFNVLEATQPSWISRIAPPSSKGTALGVYNTLQSLGLFLGGVLGGWLGQAFGPAAVSLFCAALALAWLALSSSMNPPPLRAAPAAAPR; this is translated from the coding sequence ATGTCCGTTCCCGCACGCGACCCGATGACGCGCGAAGAACGCCGCGCCGGCATGAGCCTCGCAGCGATCTTCGCCCTGCGCATGCTCGGCCTGTTCCTGATCCTGCCGGTGTTCGCGGTCCACGCAGCCGGGATTCCCGGCGGCGACAACCTGACCCTGGTCGGCCTGGCGATCGGCGCCTACGGCCTCACCCAGGCCTGCCTGCAGATCGCCTACGGCGCGGCCTCCGACCGCTTCGGGCGCAAGCCGGTGATCGTCTTCGGCCTGATCCTGTTCGTCGTCGGCAGCATGGTCGCGGCGCTCGCCGACGGCATCCACATGATCATCGTCGGCCGCGTGCTGCAGGGCGCGGGCGCGATCTCCGCCGCGGTCACCGCGCTCGCCGCCGACCTCACCCGCGACCAGCACCGCACCAAGGTGATGGCGATGATCGGCTCCTCGATCGGACTGGTGTTCGCGCTCTCCATGGTGGCCGCGCCGCTGCTGTATGCCGCGATCGGCATGCCGGGCATCTTCTGGCTGACCGCGGTGCTCGCCTTCGGCGCCATCGGTGTGCTGCTGTGGGTGGTGCCCGAGGCGCCGCCTGTGCCGCGCGCTACCGGCAAGCTCATCGACGTGCTGCGCGACGGCCAGCTGATGCGGCTCAACTTCGGCGTGTTCGCGCTGCACCTGATCCAGACCACGATGTGGGTGATGGTGCCCTCGGCGCTGGTCGCCAGCGGCGGCCTGCCGGTGCCCGAGCACTGGAAGGTCTACCTGCCCGCGGTGCTGCTGTCCTTCGTGGTCATGGTGCCGGCGGTGATCGTCGCCGAGCGTCACGACAAGCTCAAGCCGGTGTTCAACGCCGCCATCGTGCTGCTCGCGATCGTGCAATTCGGGCTGTGGCTGTTCGGCGACGGCCTGATACCATTGGCATTGTTGCTGACGCTCTTCTTCGTCGCCTTCAACGTGCTCGAGGCCACCCAGCCGTCGTGGATCTCGCGCATCGCACCACCCAGTTCGAAGGGCACGGCGCTGGGCGTCTACAACACGTTGCAGTCGCTCGGGCTTTTCCTCGGCGGTGTGCTCGGCGGCTGGCTGGGGCAGGCCTTCGGCCCGGCGGCGGTGAGCCTGTTCTGTGCCGCACTGGCGTTGGCCTGGCTGGCGCTGTCGAGCTCGATGAATCCGCCGCCGCTGCGCGCAGCGCCGGCCGCGGCGCCGCGCTGA
- the ssb gene encoding single-stranded DNA-binding protein has protein sequence MASVNKVILIGNLGADPENRFAPSGDAICNIRLATTENWRDKNTGERREATEWHRVSFYGKLAEIAGQYLRKGSQVYIEGSLRTRKWQDQSGQDRYTTEIRADEMKMLGGRREGGDAPMRSNEGGGGWDAPASAPAPRSAPAQAAPRPQSPPAQQSGGFGDFDDDIPF, from the coding sequence ATGGCATCCGTCAATAAAGTCATCCTGATCGGCAACCTCGGCGCCGATCCGGAAAACCGCTTCGCCCCCTCCGGCGACGCGATCTGCAACATCCGCCTGGCCACCACCGAGAACTGGCGCGACAAGAACACCGGGGAACGCCGCGAGGCCACCGAGTGGCACCGCGTGTCCTTCTACGGCAAGCTCGCCGAGATCGCCGGCCAGTACCTGCGCAAGGGCAGCCAGGTCTACATCGAGGGCAGCCTGCGCACGCGCAAGTGGCAGGACCAGAGCGGCCAGGACCGCTACACGACCGAGATCCGCGCCGACGAGATGAAGATGCTCGGCGGCCGTCGCGAGGGCGGCGACGCGCCGATGCGCAGCAACGAAGGTGGTGGCGGTTGGGACGCCCCGGCCTCGGCTCCCGCGCCGCGCAGCGCGCCCGCACAGGCCGCGCCGCGTCCGCAGTCGCCCCCGGCGCAGCAGTCGGGCGGCTTCGGCGACTTCGACGACGACATCCCGTTCTGA
- a CDS encoding MBL fold metallo-hydrolase, translated as MKELTSYADGVHAVDSGYGRPQLAAVHIVVHDGRAAIVDTGSNASVPRVLGALAALGIAPEAVDWVMLTHIHLDHAGGAGSLMCALPQAKLLVHPRGVRHMIDPTRLWEGTSAVYGAERAYELYGRLVPVPAERIVPATDGLAILLGSRQFRVFDTPGHARHHICIWDASARAFFTGDTFGLSYRELDVDGRPFIMPTTTPTQFEPQAMHASIDRMLAMQPQAMYLTHYSRVTEVERLGADLHRLIDTMVAVASAARGTGVARHVEILAGLEQIVREEAARQNWALDEDDTLELLRMDLELNAQGLGVWLDRLRMAEAETA; from the coding sequence ATGAAGGAACTCACAAGCTACGCCGATGGTGTGCATGCGGTGGATTCGGGCTACGGCCGCCCGCAGCTCGCAGCCGTCCACATCGTCGTGCACGACGGTCGTGCCGCGATCGTCGACACCGGCAGCAATGCCTCGGTACCGCGCGTGCTCGGCGCGCTCGCCGCCCTGGGCATCGCGCCCGAGGCGGTGGATTGGGTGATGCTGACCCACATCCACCTCGACCACGCCGGCGGCGCCGGCAGCCTGATGTGCGCGCTGCCGCAGGCGAAGCTGCTGGTGCATCCGCGCGGCGTCCGGCACATGATCGATCCCACCAGATTGTGGGAGGGCACCAGCGCGGTGTATGGCGCCGAGCGCGCCTACGAGCTCTACGGTCGGCTGGTGCCGGTGCCCGCCGAGCGCATCGTGCCGGCGACCGACGGCCTCGCTATCCTGCTCGGCAGCCGCCAGTTCCGCGTCTTCGACACGCCCGGCCACGCCCGCCACCACATCTGCATCTGGGACGCGAGCGCGCGGGCCTTCTTCACCGGCGACACCTTCGGCCTGTCCTACCGCGAACTCGACGTCGACGGCCGACCCTTCATCATGCCCACCACCACGCCGACGCAGTTCGAGCCGCAGGCCATGCACGCCTCGATCGACCGCATGCTGGCGATGCAGCCGCAGGCGATGTACCTGACCCACTACAGCCGCGTGACCGAGGTCGAGCGCCTCGGTGCCGACCTGCACCGGCTGATCGACACCATGGTCGCGGTGGCCTCCGCCGCGCGCGGCACCGGCGTCGCCCGCCATGTCGAGATCCTCGCCGGCCTCGAGCAGATCGTGCGCGAGGAGGCGGCACGCCAGAACTGGGCGCTCGACGAGGACGACACGCTCGAGCTGCTGCGCATGGACCTCGAGCTCAACGCCCAGGGGCTCGGCGTGTGGCTCGACAGACTGCGCATGGCCGAAGCGGAAACGGCCTGA
- a CDS encoding tRNA threonylcarbamoyladenosine dehydratase — translation MQPPELDLDAARRFGGIDRLYGAGTIDALHVAHACVIGIGGVGSWAVEALARSGVGRLTLIDLDHVAESNINRQAHALDGTLGMAKVGAMAARIAGINPACRVEVVEDFVTADNAAELIQCFDAVVDAIDNVRAKVAIAAVCRQRRIPLVMAGGAGGKLDPARICIDDLSRTLQDPLLSKVRARLRKEHGFTRDPKKKFGIEAVFSTEPLRFPAVQACDADAHAGTARAAPHGLACAGYGSSMAVTASVGLFCAARALDHLLRAGARRLEPAAATSTEIA, via the coding sequence ATGCAACCGCCGGAGCTCGACCTCGACGCCGCGCGCCGCTTCGGCGGCATCGACCGCCTGTATGGGGCCGGCACCATCGACGCCCTCCATGTCGCGCACGCCTGCGTGATCGGCATCGGCGGCGTCGGCTCGTGGGCGGTCGAGGCGCTCGCGCGCAGCGGCGTCGGTCGCCTCACGCTGATCGACCTCGACCACGTCGCCGAGTCCAACATCAACCGCCAGGCCCATGCGCTGGACGGCACGCTCGGCATGGCCAAGGTCGGCGCCATGGCGGCGCGCATCGCGGGCATCAATCCGGCCTGCCGGGTCGAGGTGGTCGAGGATTTCGTCACCGCCGACAATGCCGCCGAGCTGATCCAGTGCTTCGACGCCGTCGTCGATGCCATCGACAACGTCCGCGCCAAGGTCGCGATCGCCGCCGTCTGCCGGCAGCGCCGCATCCCGCTGGTGATGGCCGGCGGGGCAGGGGGCAAGCTGGACCCCGCGCGCATCTGCATCGACGACCTGTCGCGCACGCTGCAGGATCCGTTGCTGTCCAAGGTGCGGGCACGGCTGCGCAAGGAGCACGGTTTCACCCGCGATCCGAAGAAGAAATTCGGCATCGAGGCGGTGTTCTCGACCGAACCTCTGCGCTTTCCGGCGGTCCAGGCCTGCGACGCGGACGCCCACGCCGGCACCGCACGCGCGGCGCCGCACGGGCTGGCCTGTGCCGGATACGGCTCGAGCATGGCGGTCACCGCCAGCGTCGGTCTGTTCTGCGCGGCGCGTGCGCTGGACCACCTGTTGCGCGCAGGCGCCCGTCGTCTCGAACCCGCCGCCGCCACATCCACGGAGATTGCCTGA
- a CDS encoding CbiX/SirB N-terminal domain-containing protein: protein MTAVPRPDSAIVLFGHGARDPEWAGPMRRIRDTLLARPEAPRVELAFLEFMSPTLPEAIAALAQAGVRKVAVVPVFLAQGGHLKRDLPVLLDEARAAHPGCEITLATAAGEAEPVVRAMADYAASCLG from the coding sequence ATGACCGCTGTGCCCCGACCCGATTCCGCCATCGTCCTGTTCGGACACGGCGCCCGCGACCCCGAGTGGGCGGGGCCGATGCGCCGCATCCGCGACACCCTGCTGGCCCGCCCTGAGGCGCCGCGGGTGGAGCTCGCCTTCCTCGAATTCATGAGCCCGACCCTGCCCGAGGCAATCGCCGCACTGGCGCAGGCCGGTGTGCGCAAGGTCGCGGTCGTGCCCGTCTTCCTCGCCCAGGGCGGGCACCTCAAGCGCGACCTGCCGGTGCTGCTGGACGAGGCGCGCGCCGCCCATCCCGGCTGCGAGATCACGCTCGCCACCGCGGCCGGCGAGGCCGAGCCGGTCGTGCGCGCCATGGCCGACTACGCCGCCAGCTGTCTGGGCTGA
- a CDS encoding efflux RND transporter periplasmic adaptor subunit — protein sequence MKPITLPALARSFPARSSLVRAAGLLLAAALAAHGPPGRAEVPTVRIESRALAPVVAAEATIEAVRQSTLAAQMPGRIIALGADAGDRVGKGQMLVRIDPAEASAAVAAAEAGIAQAQTALANARAEYARARSLVERKFLSQSALDGARTQFEAAEAQLRAARALREQAATVRGYAEVVSPLDGLVAARHIEAGEMAQPGRNLLTVYDPAQMRAVADLAPQRLAELGAGPLRASIELPASGRVIEAAAVTVLPAADARTHTVRVRVDLPAGVADVLPGSFARVHFHGAAAAAGAAGPIVIPAAAVLRRGELTAAYAADGQGGFVLRQIRLGRALPGGEAVEVLSGLRGDETLALDPVQAGIQARAAAAVR from the coding sequence ATGAAGCCGATCACGCTCCCCGCGCTTGCGCGTTCCTTTCCCGCGCGCTCGTCCCTCGTTCGCGCTGCCGGACTCCTCCTCGCGGCCGCGCTCGCCGCTCACGGCCCGCCCGGCCGGGCCGAGGTGCCGACCGTCCGCATCGAGTCGCGCGCCCTCGCGCCCGTGGTCGCCGCGGAGGCCACCATCGAGGCGGTACGCCAATCCACGCTCGCCGCCCAGATGCCGGGGCGCATCATCGCGCTCGGCGCGGACGCCGGGGATCGTGTCGGCAAGGGCCAGATGCTCGTCCGTATCGATCCCGCCGAAGCCTCGGCCGCCGTCGCGGCAGCCGAGGCGGGGATCGCCCAGGCGCAGACCGCGCTCGCCAACGCCCGTGCCGAGTACGCCCGCGCGCGCAGCCTGGTCGAGCGCAAGTTCCTCAGTCAGTCCGCCCTCGATGGCGCGCGCACGCAGTTCGAGGCCGCCGAGGCCCAGCTGCGCGCAGCGCGCGCGCTGCGCGAGCAGGCGGCCACCGTCCGCGGTTATGCCGAGGTGGTCTCGCCGCTGGACGGCCTGGTCGCGGCCCGACACATCGAGGCCGGCGAGATGGCCCAGCCGGGGCGCAACCTGCTCACCGTGTACGACCCCGCGCAGATGCGCGCGGTGGCCGACCTCGCGCCGCAGCGCCTGGCCGAGCTCGGCGCCGGCCCGCTGCGCGCCAGCATCGAATTGCCCGCCAGCGGTCGCGTCATCGAGGCCGCCGCGGTGACCGTGCTGCCCGCCGCCGATGCGCGCACCCATACCGTACGCGTGCGCGTGGACCTGCCCGCCGGGGTGGCGGATGTGCTGCCCGGCAGCTTCGCGCGCGTGCATTTCCACGGCGCGGCCGCCGCTGCAGGCGCCGCGGGCCCGATCGTGATTCCCGCCGCCGCGGTGCTGCGCCGCGGCGAGCTCACCGCGGCCTATGCCGCCGACGGGCAGGGCGGCTTCGTCCTGCGCCAGATCCGTCTCGGCCGCGCGCTGCCCGGTGGCGAGGCGGTCGAGGTCCTCTCCGGCCTCAGGGGTGACGAGACCCTCGCCCTCGATCCGGTGCAGGCCGGCATCCAGGCCCGCGCGGCCGCGGCCGTGCGCTGA
- a CDS encoding efflux RND transporter permease subunit has product MDKPLGISGRIAAGFQRNAITPLLALVLLLAGIFATLITPKEEEPQIDVTMANVLVPFPGASARDVEALVARPAEQVLSRIAGVEHVYTVSRPGMAVITVQFEVGVPNQTALVRLYDTVDSHADWLSPQLGVGKPLIKPKGIDDVPIVSFTLWTADPERAAFSLQQVARAIETELKRIPGTRDVATLGGPGHVIRVNMDIERMNAHGVTAQDLRGALQLANASQPAGSLVAGNKEVLVQTGTYLESAEDVRSLVVGVQERKPVFLRDVAEVVDGPDQPAQYVWFGTGAAAEQRGIGQHGLFPAVTLALSKKPGANAADVAQAAMQRLENLRGSLIPEGVEITVTRDYGKTANDKANQLIGKLAFATAAVVALVFFALGRREAIIVGIAVTLTLAATLFASWAWGFTLNRVSLFALIFSIGILVDDAIVVVENIHRWHTLEPDTPLWKLIPKAVDEVGGPTILATFTVIAALLPMAFVTGLMGPYMSPIPINASMGMFISLVVAFVVTPWLAQKLLKNVDAHQHGGEDRMTKRLDGLFRRVMTPMFDARRGGRNRLALWMVVFALIGASVALPVVQFVVMKMLPFDNKSEFQIVLDMPVGTPVEDTARVLNEIGAHLATVPEVTDWQSYAGAAAPINFNGLVRQYYLRSAPEQGDIQVNLVDKKARSRQSHEIAVSVRDAVTEIARRNGGNAKVVEVPPGPPVLSPIVAEIYGPDYDGQVEVARRVRAAFEDTPDIVGVDDTVDEDAPKLVLRVDQAKAARMGVAQADIVEVVRLGLSGENVTPVHGGDNKYEIPVRIQLPAVRQSDLADLLAMQVRARGGDNAGQLVKISEVVQVAETRREQILYRKDLLPVVYVTGDMGGKLDSPLYGMFDIRSKVNGMALEGAPGLAGTLGEWFINQPADPYAGYQLKWDGEWQITYETFRDMGAAYAVGLVLIYLLVVAQFRSYLVPLIIMAPIPLTIVGVMPGHALFGAQFTATSMIGMIALAGIIVRNSILLVDFVNQQVAEGMEFGEALIRAAAVRAKPIGLTALAAMIGAVFILDDPIFNGLAISLIFGIFVSTVLTLVVIPVLYYAAMRGRIARLQNPEENPA; this is encoded by the coding sequence ATGGACAAGCCCCTCGGCATCTCCGGCCGTATCGCGGCCGGCTTCCAGCGCAACGCGATCACGCCGCTGCTGGCGCTGGTGCTGCTGCTGGCCGGCATCTTCGCCACCCTGATCACGCCCAAGGAGGAAGAGCCGCAGATCGACGTCACCATGGCCAACGTGCTGGTGCCCTTCCCGGGCGCCTCGGCGCGCGACGTCGAGGCCCTGGTGGCGCGGCCGGCCGAGCAGGTGCTGTCGCGCATCGCCGGCGTCGAGCATGTCTACACCGTGTCGCGCCCCGGCATGGCGGTCATCACCGTGCAGTTCGAGGTCGGCGTGCCCAACCAGACCGCGCTGGTGCGGCTCTACGACACGGTGGACTCCCACGCCGACTGGCTGTCGCCCCAGCTCGGTGTCGGCAAGCCGCTGATCAAGCCCAAGGGCATCGACGACGTGCCGATCGTCAGCTTCACGCTGTGGACCGCCGACCCCGAGCGCGCCGCGTTCTCGCTGCAGCAGGTCGCGCGCGCGATCGAGACCGAGTTGAAGCGCATCCCCGGCACGCGCGACGTCGCCACCCTCGGCGGTCCCGGCCACGTGATCCGGGTGAACATGGACATCGAGCGCATGAACGCGCACGGCGTCACCGCCCAGGACCTGCGCGGCGCGCTTCAGCTCGCCAACGCCTCGCAGCCGGCGGGCAGCCTGGTCGCGGGCAACAAGGAAGTGCTGGTGCAGACCGGCACCTACCTCGAATCCGCCGAGGACGTGCGCAGCCTGGTGGTCGGCGTGCAGGAGCGCAAGCCGGTGTTCCTGCGCGACGTCGCCGAGGTGGTCGACGGCCCCGACCAGCCCGCGCAGTACGTCTGGTTCGGCACCGGCGCCGCCGCCGAGCAGCGCGGCATCGGCCAGCACGGCCTGTTCCCCGCGGTCACGCTGGCGCTGTCGAAGAAGCCCGGCGCCAACGCCGCCGACGTCGCCCAGGCGGCGATGCAGCGCCTGGAGAACCTGCGCGGCAGCCTGATCCCGGAGGGCGTGGAGATCACCGTCACCCGCGACTACGGCAAGACCGCCAACGACAAGGCCAACCAGCTGATCGGCAAGCTCGCCTTCGCCACCGCCGCGGTGGTGGCGCTGGTGTTCTTCGCGCTCGGCCGGCGCGAGGCGATCATCGTCGGCATCGCGGTCACCCTCACGCTTGCGGCGACGCTGTTCGCCTCCTGGGCCTGGGGCTTCACGCTCAACCGGGTGTCGCTGTTCGCGCTGATCTTCTCGATCGGCATCCTGGTGGACGACGCCATCGTGGTGGTGGAGAACATCCACCGCTGGCACACGCTCGAGCCCGACACGCCGCTGTGGAAGCTGATCCCGAAAGCGGTCGACGAGGTCGGCGGGCCCACCATCCTCGCCACGTTCACGGTGATCGCGGCGCTGCTGCCGATGGCCTTCGTGACCGGGCTGATGGGCCCCTACATGAGCCCGATCCCGATCAACGCCTCGATGGGCATGTTCATCTCGCTGGTGGTGGCCTTCGTGGTCACGCCCTGGCTCGCGCAGAAGTTGCTGAAGAACGTCGACGCCCACCAGCACGGCGGCGAGGACAGGATGACGAAGCGCCTCGACGGCCTCTTCCGCCGCGTGATGACGCCGATGTTCGACGCCCGCCGCGGCGGCCGCAACCGGCTCGCGCTGTGGATGGTGGTGTTCGCACTCATCGGCGCCTCGGTGGCGCTGCCGGTGGTGCAGTTCGTGGTGATGAAGATGCTGCCCTTCGACAACAAGAGCGAGTTCCAGATCGTGCTCGACATGCCGGTCGGCACGCCGGTCGAGGACACCGCGCGCGTGCTCAACGAGATCGGCGCCCATCTGGCCACCGTCCCCGAGGTCACCGACTGGCAGTCCTACGCCGGCGCCGCCGCACCGATCAACTTCAACGGCCTGGTGCGCCAGTACTACCTGAGGAGCGCGCCGGAGCAGGGCGACATCCAGGTCAACCTGGTCGACAAGAAGGCGCGCAGCCGCCAGAGCCACGAGATCGCGGTGTCGGTGCGCGACGCGGTCACCGAGATCGCGCGCCGCAACGGCGGCAACGCCAAGGTGGTGGAAGTGCCGCCGGGCCCGCCGGTGCTGTCGCCGATCGTCGCCGAGATCTACGGCCCGGACTACGACGGCCAGGTGGAAGTGGCCAGGCGTGTGCGCGCCGCTTTCGAGGACACGCCCGACATCGTCGGCGTCGACGACACGGTGGACGAGGACGCGCCCAAGCTGGTGCTGCGCGTCGACCAGGCCAAGGCCGCGCGCATGGGTGTGGCCCAGGCCGACATCGTCGAGGTCGTGCGCCTGGGGCTGTCCGGCGAGAACGTCACCCCGGTGCATGGCGGCGACAACAAGTACGAGATCCCGGTGCGCATCCAGCTGCCGGCGGTACGCCAGTCCGACCTCGCCGACCTGCTCGCGATGCAGGTGCGCGCGCGCGGCGGCGACAACGCCGGTCAGCTGGTGAAGATCTCCGAGGTGGTGCAGGTCGCCGAGACCCGCCGCGAGCAGATCCTCTACCGCAAGGACCTGCTGCCGGTGGTGTACGTGACCGGCGACATGGGCGGCAAGCTGGATTCGCCGCTGTACGGCATGTTCGACATCCGTTCGAAGGTGAATGGCATGGCGCTCGAGGGCGCGCCGGGGCTGGCCGGCACGCTGGGCGAATGGTTCATCAACCAGCCCGCCGACCCCTACGCCGGCTACCAGCTCAAGTGGGACGGCGAGTGGCAGATCACCTACGAGACCTTCCGCGACATGGGCGCCGCCTACGCGGTGGGCCTGGTGCTGATCTATCTGCTGGTGGTGGCGCAGTTCAGGAGCTATCTGGTGCCGCTGATCATCATGGCGCCGATCCCGCTCACCATCGTCGGCGTGATGCCCGGCCACGCGCTGTTCGGCGCGCAATTCACCGCGACCTCGATGATCGGCATGATCGCGCTCGCCGGCATCATCGTGCGCAACTCCATCCTGCTGGTGGATTTCGTCAATCAGCAGGTCGCCGAAGGGATGGAGTTCGGCGAGGCCCTGATCCGCGCCGCCGCGGTGCGCGCCAAGCCGATCGGGCTCACGGCGCTGGCGGCGATGATCGGCGCGGTGTTCATCCTCGACGACCCGATCTTCAACGGCCTGGCCATCAGCCTGATCTTCGGCATCTTCGTGTCCACCGTGCTCACCCTGGTGGTGATCCCGGTGCTGTACTACGCGGCCATGCGCGGCCGCATCGCCCGTCTGCAAAACCCCGAGGAGAATCCCGCATGA
- a CDS encoding DUF2892 domain-containing protein, translating to MTTNDYVRAFAGAFVLISLALGVEASPLFVSKHFLWVTGFVGLNLFQSAFTGLCPLVNILHKLGVKDGPASCN from the coding sequence ATGACCACCAACGACTACGTCCGCGCCTTCGCCGGCGCCTTCGTCCTGATCTCGCTCGCGCTCGGCGTCGAGGCCTCGCCGCTCTTCGTCAGCAAGCACTTCCTGTGGGTGACCGGCTTCGTCGGCCTCAACCTGTTCCAGAGCGCCTTCACCGGGCTGTGCCCGCTGGTGAACATCCTGCACAAGCTGGGTGTCAAGGACGGCCCGGCGAGCTGCAACTGA
- a CDS encoding disulfide bond formation protein B, which translates to MTLIARILHLPARVLYLALFLVATGLLGFGLYLQHVVGLEPCPMCIMQRYAFATAALIALIAAIHAPGRTGERVYAGLIGAAALTGGVIAARQSWMQIDPPLIPECGPGLEFMLESFPLAQALPMIFRGAGDCTVIEWTFLGLSIANWSLVSFTATVLFAAWMLLRRA; encoded by the coding sequence ATGACCCTGATTGCACGAATCCTTCACCTGCCCGCACGGGTGCTCTATCTCGCGCTGTTCCTGGTCGCGACCGGGCTGCTCGGCTTCGGCCTCTACCTGCAGCACGTCGTCGGCCTGGAACCGTGCCCGATGTGCATCATGCAGCGCTACGCCTTCGCGACCGCGGCGCTGATCGCGCTGATCGCGGCCATCCACGCCCCCGGGCGCACCGGCGAACGCGTCTATGCCGGCCTGATCGGCGCCGCGGCGCTGACCGGCGGCGTCATCGCCGCACGCCAGAGCTGGATGCAGATCGACCCGCCGCTGATCCCGGAATGCGGCCCGGGCCTGGAGTTCATGCTCGAGAGCTTCCCGCTCGCGCAGGCGCTGCCGATGATCTTCCGCGGTGCGGGCGACTGCACCGTGATCGAATGGACCTTCCTCGGCCTGTCGATCGCCAACTGGTCGCTGGTGAGCTTCACCGCAACCGTGCTGTTCGCCGCCTGGATGCTGCTGCGCCGGGCCTGA
- a CDS encoding LysR substrate-binding domain-containing protein translates to MEQIDPNDLLIFVRVVDEGSFTAAADRLGLPKSTVSRRLSQLEERLGERLLLRTTRRLNITEFGSALLEHARQVETEVGAVAALAENRQARPSGRLRVSMPNDFANLLLTDMLAAFSALHPAVTLELDLSPRRVDLLGENFDLAIRMGALPDDTLLAARRLADFPSGLYASPGYVAEHGEPTAPEELHRHRALRLLARTGEPIGWTLLRADARWDGVPPGSITANSPELLIRFARAGTGIAAVPDYFAAPYVRRGELQRVMADWCLPSITAWAVFPGRKLMPAKTRAFLDMLQAAFVA, encoded by the coding sequence ATGGAACAAATAGACCCCAATGACCTGCTGATCTTCGTGCGCGTCGTCGACGAGGGCAGCTTCACCGCCGCCGCGGACCGCCTCGGCCTGCCGAAATCGACCGTATCGCGCCGGCTGTCGCAGCTCGAGGAGCGCCTGGGCGAACGCCTGCTGCTGCGCACCACACGGCGCCTGAACATCACCGAATTCGGCAGCGCCCTGCTCGAGCACGCGCGTCAGGTGGAGACCGAGGTCGGTGCGGTGGCCGCGCTGGCCGAGAACAGGCAGGCGCGGCCGAGCGGGCGGCTGCGCGTGTCGATGCCGAACGACTTCGCCAACCTGCTGCTGACCGACATGCTGGCCGCGTTCTCGGCGCTGCATCCGGCGGTGACGCTGGAGCTGGACCTGTCGCCGCGCCGGGTGGACCTGCTCGGCGAGAACTTCGACCTTGCGATCCGCATGGGCGCCCTGCCCGACGACACCCTGCTCGCCGCACGCCGGCTGGCGGACTTCCCGTCCGGGCTGTACGCCTCGCCGGGCTACGTCGCCGAACACGGCGAACCGACGGCCCCGGAAGAGCTGCACCGCCACCGCGCATTGCGCCTGCTGGCGCGCACCGGCGAGCCGATCGGGTGGACACTGCTACGCGCGGATGCACGCTGGGACGGCGTGCCGCCGGGTTCGATCACCGCCAATTCGCCCGAGCTGCTGATCCGCTTCGCGCGCGCCGGCACCGGCATCGCCGCGGTGCCGGACTATTTCGCCGCGCCCTATGTGCGCCGCGGCGAACTGCAGCGCGTGATGGCCGACTGGTGCCTGCCGTCGATCACCGCCTGGGCGGTGTTCCCGGGACGCAAGCTGATGCCGGCCAAGACGCGTGCCTTCCTCGACATGCTGCAGGCCGCGTTCGTCGCTTGA
- a CDS encoding NAD(P)H-dependent oxidoreductase has protein sequence MNILQINGSARSEGANSTRLATDIVARLRAADPAATVVVRDLARSPAPIVDEAALGALFTPAEQRTAEQAARVAASDALIAEVQAADVVVIGVPMYNFTISAQLKNWIDAIARAGVTFRYTENGPEGLLKGKKVILAFARGGRYRGTAADTQTPYLQTVLGFVGMTDVRLVYAEGLNMGEEAATQGFAEAAADIEAALA, from the coding sequence ATGAACATCCTGCAGATCAACGGCAGCGCCCGCTCCGAAGGCGCCAACTCCACCCGTCTCGCCACCGACATCGTCGCCCGCCTGCGCGCCGCCGATCCCGCGGCCACGGTCGTCGTGCGCGACCTGGCGCGCTCGCCGGCGCCGATTGTCGACGAGGCCGCGCTCGGCGCGCTGTTCACCCCGGCCGAGCAGCGCACGGCAGAGCAGGCCGCCCGCGTGGCCGCCAGCGATGCGCTGATCGCCGAGGTCCAGGCCGCCGACGTCGTCGTCATCGGCGTGCCGATGTACAACTTCACCATCTCCGCGCAGCTCAAGAACTGGATCGACGCCATCGCCCGCGCCGGCGTCACCTTCCGCTACACCGAGAACGGCCCCGAAGGCCTGCTCAAGGGCAAGAAGGTCATCCTCGCCTTCGCCCGCGGCGGTCGCTATCGCGGCACGGCGGCGGACACCCAGACGCCTTACCTGCAGACCGTGCTCGGCTTCGTCGGCATGACCGACGTCCGCCTCGTCTATGCCGAGGGCCTGAACATGGGCGAGGAGGCGGCCACCCAGGGCTTCGCCGAGGCCGCTGCCGACATCGAGGCCGCACTCGCCTGA